The following coding sequences are from one Panthera leo isolate Ple1 chromosome E1, P.leo_Ple1_pat1.1, whole genome shotgun sequence window:
- the GNGT2 gene encoding guanine nucleotide-binding protein G(I)/G(S)/G(O) subunit gamma-T2 — MAQELSEKDLLKMNVEQLKKEVKNTRVPISKTGKEIKDFVEAEAGNDPLLKGVPEDKNPFKEKGGCVIS, encoded by the exons ATGGCCCAGGAGCTCAGCGAGAAGGACCTGTTGAAGATGAACGTTGAACAGCTCAAGAAGGAAGTGAAGAACACAAGAGTTCCG ATTTCCAAGACGGGAAAGGAAATCAAGGATTTTGTGGAGGCTGAAGCAGGAAATGACCCTCTTCTCAAAGGCGTCCCCGAGGACAAGAATCCCTTCAAGGAGAAAGGGGGTTGTGTGATAAGCTGA